A single genomic interval of Ruminococcus sp. NK3A76 harbors:
- a CDS encoding 4Fe-4S binding protein — MAYKISDECIACGACAEGCPVGAISEADGKYVIDADACIDCGACAGACPVGAPQAE; from the coding sequence ATGGCTTACAAGATTTCTGATGAGTGCATCGCTTGCGGCGCTTGCGCTGAGGGCTGCCCTGTTGGCGCTATTTCTGAGGCTGACGGCAAGTATGTTATTGACGCTGACGCTTGCATCGACTGCGGTGCTTGTGCTGGTGCTTGCCCTGTTGGTGCTCCCCAGGCTGAATAA
- a CDS encoding NCS2 family permease, whose protein sequence is MLEKIFKLKEHGTSVRTEIVAGVTTFMTMAYILAVNPSVLSDAGMDPTAILLATCIATFIGTACMALTANLPFAVSSGMGLNAFFAYTIVQLGGYSWQTALLAVFAEGVIFIIFSLTGVREAIFNCIPLMLKHSVSVGIGLFICFIGLQNSGLSADADTLVSLIDFKEHFHTAGICALLALIGTVGMAVLYIRKVPGSILIGIFGTWALGIICELTGIYTPDADAGYQTLIPTFTATDFSKLGETFGKCFETDLNEVGIVNFIVIVCSFMFVDLFDTIGSLIGVSAKAGVLDENGRLPAIKPALMADAAATTAGAVLGTSTTTTFVESASGVGAGGKTGLTSMTTAVLFLLSMFFAPIFIAIPSFATAPALILVGFLMFSSVGELKFSEENYTQVIPAYLCIIAMPLFYSISEGIALGVISYVVINLTCGKRKEIKPVMYVLAVLFIIKYIFL, encoded by the coding sequence ATGCTTGAAAAGATATTTAAACTCAAAGAGCACGGCACAAGTGTGCGGACTGAGATAGTTGCAGGCGTTACCACATTCATGACTATGGCGTATATCCTTGCTGTAAACCCGAGCGTGCTCTCGGACGCCGGCATGGACCCGACAGCAATACTGCTTGCGACCTGCATTGCGACCTTTATCGGCACAGCCTGCATGGCACTTACGGCAAATCTGCCGTTTGCCGTTTCATCAGGCATGGGGCTGAATGCGTTTTTTGCCTACACGATAGTGCAGCTTGGCGGCTACAGCTGGCAGACGGCACTATTAGCGGTGTTTGCAGAGGGTGTCATATTCATCATATTCTCACTTACAGGTGTCAGGGAAGCTATATTCAACTGCATACCTCTCATGCTCAAGCATTCCGTATCGGTGGGCATAGGCCTGTTCATATGCTTTATTGGCTTGCAGAATTCAGGGCTCTCTGCCGATGCTGACACGCTTGTGTCTTTGATCGATTTCAAGGAGCATTTCCACACAGCCGGGATATGCGCCCTGCTCGCACTTATCGGAACTGTGGGCATGGCTGTGCTGTACATCAGAAAAGTCCCCGGCTCAATACTCATAGGCATTTTCGGCACATGGGCGCTCGGCATAATATGCGAGCTGACAGGCATATACACCCCCGATGCCGATGCAGGATATCAGACACTTATACCCACATTTACAGCAACCGATTTCTCAAAGCTCGGCGAGACGTTCGGCAAATGCTTTGAGACTGACCTGAATGAAGTCGGCATAGTCAATTTCATAGTGATAGTGTGCTCGTTCATGTTTGTTGACCTGTTTGACACGATAGGCTCGCTGATAGGTGTCAGCGCAAAGGCAGGCGTGCTCGATGAAAACGGCAGGCTGCCTGCAATAAAGCCTGCGCTTATGGCTGATGCGGCTGCGACGACGGCAGGCGCTGTGCTCGGCACCTCGACGACTACAACATTTGTCGAGTCAGCCTCAGGTGTCGGCGCCGGAGGAAAGACAGGCCTCACCTCGATGACGACGGCTGTGCTTTTCCTGCTGTCGATGTTCTTTGCACCGATATTTATAGCGATACCCTCATTTGCGACAGCGCCTGCGCTTATACTTGTAGGCTTTCTGATGTTCTCATCAGTCGGTGAGCTTAAATTTTCCGAGGAGAACTACACGCAGGTCATTCCGGCATATCTTTGCATAATCGCAATGCCGCTGTTTTACAGCATTTCGGAGGGCATTGCACTGGGCGTTATCTCTTATGTGGTGATAAACCTCACCTGCGGAAAGCGCAAGGAGATAAAGCCGGTGATGTATGTGCTGGCGGTGCTGTTCATCATCAAATACATATTCCTGTGA
- a CDS encoding HAMP domain-containing sensor histidine kinase, with amino-acid sequence MKHQGIANAVKNSRFPKSIFFGYFGALLLLSGVHIALLLGMQRAHFNEILLIHVILIFWALVAGGLTLYTRHQVRKTYELPMLRLADAAAKIAKGDFSVRVEPINEHEKFDYLDVMIGDFNKMTEELGSIETLRVDFFSNVSHEIKTPIAVIQNAAEMLKKPGLSEEKRQEYVDTVTNAAKRLNTLITNILKLNKLEKQSITPHVSAFDLCDQLVQSALLFESIWEEKSIEFEADIADERRLITADAELLPLVWNNLLSNAFKFTEKGGTVTLREYSGNGKVIVEIEDTGCGMDEQTKKHVFDKFYQGDTSHSTEGNGLGLALALRVLQLSGGEIDVQSEPGKGTKFTVTLNI; translated from the coding sequence ATGAAACATCAGGGAATTGCAAATGCCGTCAAAAACAGCCGTTTTCCGAAGTCGATTTTTTTCGGATATTTCGGTGCCTTGCTGCTGCTGTCCGGTGTGCATATCGCACTGCTGCTCGGTATGCAGCGGGCGCATTTCAATGAAATCCTCCTGATCCATGTGATTCTGATTTTCTGGGCACTGGTCGCAGGCGGGCTGACGCTCTACACGCGCCATCAGGTACGAAAGACCTATGAGCTGCCTATGCTCCGTCTTGCAGATGCGGCTGCAAAGATCGCAAAGGGCGATTTTTCGGTGCGCGTCGAGCCGATCAATGAGCATGAGAAATTTGACTATCTCGATGTGATGATCGGGGATTTCAACAAAATGACAGAGGAGCTTGGCAGCATTGAAACGCTCCGTGTGGACTTTTTTTCAAATGTTTCCCACGAGATCAAGACGCCGATCGCCGTGATCCAGAATGCAGCAGAAATGCTGAAAAAGCCCGGCCTGTCCGAGGAAAAACGACAGGAATACGTTGACACGGTCACAAATGCTGCCAAACGTCTGAACACACTCATCACGAATATCCTGAAGCTCAACAAGCTGGAAAAGCAAAGCATAACGCCTCATGTCAGTGCGTTTGATCTGTGCGATCAGCTTGTGCAGTCTGCACTGCTGTTTGAATCAATATGGGAGGAAAAGAGCATTGAGTTTGAAGCAGACATTGCAGACGAGCGCAGGCTCATCACCGCCGATGCAGAGCTTCTTCCGCTGGTGTGGAACAATCTGCTGTCCAATGCGTTCAAGTTTACAGAGAAGGGCGGAACGGTCACACTTCGGGAATACTCCGGAAACGGCAAGGTCATTGTCGAGATCGAGGACACCGGCTGCGGCATGGACGAGCAGACGAAAAAGCACGTCTTTGATAAATTCTATCAGGGCGACACCTCCCATTCTACTGAAGGGAACGGTTTGGGACTCGCGCTTGCGCTGCGTGTGTTGCAGCTTTCAGGCGGTGAAATTGATGTGCAGAGCGAACCGGGTAAGGGTACTAAATTTACCGTGACACTGAATATTTAG
- a CDS encoding response regulator transcription factor, with protein MIHILVVDDDKDLNRLVCSYLNDSGFSAKGCLSVNEAYDEMYANLYDLIISDIMMPKIDGFEFAETVRKLNANIPILFLSARDDLSAKEKGFRLGIDDYMVKPVELAELEMRVRALLRRANIAESKKLTVGDLTLDGDAMSGTVNGEEMPLSTREFNILFKLLSYPNKTFSRAQLMDEFWGVDSDASLRSVDVYITRLRDKTAVCSGFEIKTIRGIGYKAVLK; from the coding sequence ATGATACATATTTTAGTTGTTGACGATGACAAAGACCTGAACCGCCTTGTGTGCAGTTATCTGAATGACAGCGGATTTTCGGCAAAGGGCTGTCTGTCGGTAAATGAGGCATATGATGAGATGTACGCCAATCTTTACGACCTCATCATTTCAGACATTATGATGCCGAAAATTGACGGCTTTGAGTTTGCGGAGACTGTCCGTAAGCTGAATGCGAATATCCCTATTCTGTTTCTCTCGGCAAGAGATGATCTGTCGGCAAAAGAAAAGGGCTTCCGATTGGGCATTGATGATTATATGGTCAAGCCCGTGGAGCTTGCGGAACTGGAAATGCGTGTGAGGGCGCTCCTGCGCAGGGCGAATATCGCAGAGTCCAAAAAGCTGACGGTGGGCGACCTGACACTTGACGGCGATGCGATGTCAGGCACGGTAAACGGCGAGGAAATGCCCCTTTCCACACGGGAATTTAATATCCTGTTCAAGCTGCTGTCCTACCCGAACAAGACATTTTCGAGGGCGCAGCTCATGGACGAGTTCTGGGGCGTGGACTCTGACGCAAGCCTGCGTTCGGTGGACGTGTATATCACAAGGCTGCGTGACAAAACGGCGGTCTGCTCCGGATTTGAGATCAAGACGATTCGGGGTATCGGCTACAAGGCGGTACTGAAATGA
- a CDS encoding ABC transporter ATP-binding protein, whose protein sequence is MSMIEVNKLTKDYGHGRGIFDVTFEVHKGETLGFLGPNGAGKSTTMRHLMGFAKPQSGTASIGGLDSTAKHHEILRNVGYLPGEVALPDGLTGRQFIEMMLAMKGTVSKGRSEELLERFALNPDGNVKRMSIGEKRKLAVVTAFMSDPDILLLDEPTSGLDPVMQDVFIDFIREEKKCGKTILLSSHIFSEVEALCDRIAIIKDGKLISTVDAADVKHGLKNEFTIEFETNDDYDRFVHSGLNPEKGNKSSKKCVISVPDQLTNAFLSALSKCRIRSIDEHSVSLEEYFMHFYKNDKRFGVGGVQNA, encoded by the coding sequence ATGAGTATGATCGAAGTAAACAAACTTACAAAGGATTACGGTCACGGGAGAGGAATTTTCGATGTTACTTTTGAGGTGCATAAGGGTGAGACGCTCGGCTTTCTCGGCCCGAACGGTGCAGGCAAATCCACGACGATGCGCCATCTTATGGGTTTTGCTAAGCCCCAGAGCGGGACGGCGAGCATCGGCGGCCTTGACAGCACGGCAAAGCATCACGAGATCCTCAGAAATGTCGGCTATCTGCCCGGAGAGGTAGCACTCCCCGACGGCCTGACGGGCAGACAGTTTATCGAGATGATGCTTGCAATGAAGGGCACGGTCAGCAAGGGGCGCTCGGAAGAACTGCTTGAACGCTTTGCGCTGAATCCGGACGGCAATGTAAAACGAATGAGCATCGGCGAAAAACGAAAGCTGGCGGTCGTTACGGCTTTTATGTCAGACCCCGATATTCTTCTGCTCGATGAGCCGACAAGCGGTCTTGACCCTGTGATGCAGGACGTATTTATCGACTTTATCCGTGAGGAAAAGAAGTGCGGCAAAACGATACTGCTTTCAAGCCATATTTTCAGCGAGGTCGAAGCCCTCTGTGACCGCATTGCGATCATCAAGGACGGAAAACTGATCTCCACCGTAGATGCCGCCGATGTCAAGCACGGGCTGAAAAATGAGTTTACGATAGAATTTGAGACCAATGATGACTATGATAGATTCGTTCATTCGGGGCTGAATCCTGAAAAGGGCAATAAATCGTCTAAAAAGTGCGTGATCTCTGTTCCCGATCAACTGACAAATGCCTTTTTGTCGGCTCTTTCAAAGTGCCGTATCAGAAGTATTGACGAGCATTCCGTCAGCCTTGAGGAATACTTCATGCACTTTTATAAGAACGATAAGAGATTCGGTGTGGGGGGTGTGCAAAATGCCTGA
- a CDS encoding helix-turn-helix transcriptional regulator, whose amino-acid sequence MAIILRLDRVMADRKMSLNELSQKVGVANVNLSKLKTGKVSAVRFSTLNAICKALKCQPGDILEFVDDEEQEE is encoded by the coding sequence ATGGCTATAATACTCAGGCTCGACAGAGTAATGGCTGACAGGAAGATGTCGCTCAATGAGCTCTCGCAGAAGGTCGGCGTCGCAAATGTCAACCTTTCAAAGCTCAAGACCGGCAAGGTGAGTGCCGTGAGGTTCTCAACGCTCAATGCGATATGTAAGGCGCTCAAGTGCCAGCCGGGAGATATACTTGAATTTGTTGATGATGAAGAACAGGAGGAATAA
- a CDS encoding DUF6329 domain-containing protein: MFCDNETNHCIMLLDDFGSDGILVESEGYDYPRYSCFVPNARVLYVSF, translated from the coding sequence ATGTTCTGCGATAATGAGACCAACCACTGCATTATGCTCCTTGATGACTTCGGGAGTGACGGCATACTTGTGGAGAGCGAGGGATATGACTATCCCCGGTACTCCTGCTTCGTGCCGAATGCAAGGGTGCTGTATGTCAGCTTCTAA
- a CDS encoding APH(3') family aminoglycoside O-phosphotransferase, producing the protein MTQNIPENIRHYIEGKTCQIDKTGMSEGNVYIYDDMVLKTEPMSESIFASISVMCSLEELLPLPHLIYHGVCEGVSYMLMERVKGVMACDRFYMEHPDLLIPVLADSLHRLWSVDIRKCPRERRLDTELREARARVVAGRVDMSKSAPGTYGEGGFSDPWELLEWLEQNKPKEELCVSHGDLCLPNIFINGDKLSGLIDTGDMGVADKWRDISLLYRSLKHNADGTFGHVYKGVDPEKLFDAIGVKKNEEKLRYYLLLDELF; encoded by the coding sequence ATGACCCAAAACATTCCCGAAAACATAAGACACTATATCGAAGGCAAGACCTGTCAGATAGACAAGACAGGTATGTCTGAGGGCAATGTGTATATCTATGATGATATGGTGCTAAAGACCGAGCCTATGAGTGAGAGCATATTTGCATCGATAAGTGTCATGTGCTCGCTTGAAGAGCTTCTGCCGCTGCCGCATCTTATCTACCACGGCGTGTGCGAGGGCGTGAGTTATATGCTCATGGAGCGTGTAAAGGGCGTCATGGCGTGCGACAGGTTCTATATGGAGCACCCTGACCTTCTGATACCTGTGCTTGCTGACAGCCTGCACAGACTGTGGTCGGTCGATATAAGAAAATGCCCCCGTGAGCGCAGGCTCGACACCGAGCTCAGAGAGGCAAGGGCAAGAGTGGTCGCAGGGCGTGTCGATATGTCAAAAAGCGCTCCCGGTACATATGGCGAGGGCGGCTTCTCCGACCCGTGGGAGCTGCTTGAATGGTTAGAGCAGAATAAGCCCAAGGAGGAGCTGTGCGTTTCTCACGGCGATCTCTGCCTGCCCAATATCTTTATAAACGGCGACAAATTAAGCGGCCTTATCGACACCGGTGATATGGGCGTTGCCGACAAGTGGCGTGATATCTCACTGCTCTACCGTAGCCTGAAGCACAACGCCGACGGCACCTTCGGCCACGTCTACAAGGGCGTTGACCCCGAGAAGCTGTTCGATGCCATAGGTGTCAAAAAGAACGAGGAAAAGCTGCGGTATTATTTGCTGCTTGATGAGTTGTTTTAA
- a CDS encoding ATP-binding cassette domain-containing protein, with protein MPEIIKIEHMTKDYGKGRGIFDFNISINEGEAYGLVGTNGSGKTTTMRHLMGFLAPDSGSCEIGGINCRQHPDQIAKRVGYVPGQIDFPDVGSGTNFLKIQAQYLGIKDMSYTEKLIDLFKIDTSAPLKRMSKGMKQKMALVAAFMAKPDILLLDEPSTGLDPVMRDALIELILEQKKRGATVFMSSHIFKELEDTCDKVTFIHNGKVINTIGRDLYDENMPRLYRVGFADEKQYHEFKSHTGFQIESSNDKYKHLMAVVPMNEMNSFVRELADYDMRYMRYVPYSLEMYYKKEIENGGNV; from the coding sequence ATGCCTGAGATCATCAAAATCGAGCATATGACCAAGGATTACGGCAAAGGGCGTGGAATATTCGATTTCAATATCTCGATCAATGAGGGCGAGGCATATGGGCTTGTGGGCACGAACGGCAGCGGAAAGACAACTACGATGCGTCACCTTATGGGCTTTCTTGCTCCCGACAGCGGAAGCTGCGAGATCGGCGGAATCAACTGCCGTCAGCATCCCGATCAGATTGCAAAGCGTGTAGGCTATGTGCCGGGGCAGATAGATTTTCCTGATGTAGGCAGCGGAACAAATTTCCTGAAAATTCAGGCGCAGTATCTCGGCATCAAGGATATGAGCTACACAGAAAAGCTGATAGATCTGTTCAAAATCGACACCTCTGCACCGCTGAAAAGAATGAGCAAGGGCATGAAGCAGAAAATGGCGCTTGTTGCAGCGTTCATGGCAAAACCGGATATTCTGCTGCTGGACGAGCCCTCTACAGGACTTGACCCCGTTATGCGTGATGCCCTGATAGAGCTTATCCTTGAGCAGAAAAAGCGTGGAGCAACAGTTTTTATGTCCAGCCACATTTTCAAGGAGCTTGAAGATACCTGTGATAAAGTTACGTTTATTCACAACGGTAAAGTAATCAATACCATAGGACGTGATCTCTACGATGAGAATATGCCGAGACTTTATCGTGTAGGCTTTGCGGATGAAAAACAATATCATGAGTTCAAAAGTCACACCGGCTTTCAGATAGAAAGCAGCAATGACAAGTATAAGCATCTAATGGCAGTTGTTCCGATGAACGAGATGAACAGCTTTGTCAGAGAGCTTGCAGATTACGATATGCGGTATATGCGGTATGTGCCGTATTCCCTTGAAATGTATTACAAGAAAGAGATAGAAAACGGAGGAAATGTATAA
- a CDS encoding glycosyl hydrolase, with protein sequence MSDKLYTPTNTNSQKCVRDVLKYLSGITYNKIITGQHVQTLDMEEYELIKEQTGKEPALLGFELLSYSPNINYLDTDDECMTEVVENYGMLKRAWEWAEKKGLITFTWHWFSPLGGRSKSFFTENTEFDASLAIKEGTPEHDALIKDMDVMAGLLRPFCDKGIPILWRPFHEGDGGWFWWGAKGASVVKALWRIMYERYTVHHGLNNLIWVWNSQVPECYPGDDVVDIISRDLYPEPHAHTSQKAAYDELLKITDTPKIATIGEIGVLPDPGAIHSEGAGWAAFMVWSKEFCLGEKHSSYDYLRQVYSSPFSVTLDTLPALY encoded by the coding sequence ATGAGCGACAAGCTGTACACACCTACAAACACCAACTCACAGAAATGCGTGAGAGATGTGCTCAAATACCTCTCAGGCATTACATATAATAAGATCATCACAGGGCAGCACGTTCAGACGCTTGACATGGAGGAGTACGAGCTGATAAAGGAGCAGACCGGCAAGGAGCCTGCGCTGCTCGGCTTTGAGCTGCTTTCATACTCCCCGAACATCAACTATCTCGACACAGACGACGAGTGCATGACCGAGGTCGTGGAAAACTACGGTATGCTTAAGCGTGCGTGGGAGTGGGCAGAGAAGAAGGGGCTTATCACATTCACATGGCACTGGTTCTCGCCGCTGGGAGGAAGGAGCAAGTCGTTCTTCACGGAGAACACAGAGTTTGACGCTTCGCTTGCTATCAAGGAAGGCACGCCCGAGCACGATGCACTGATAAAAGACATGGACGTTATGGCAGGGCTGCTGCGGCCTTTCTGTGACAAAGGCATACCGATACTCTGGCGGCCTTTCCACGAGGGCGACGGCGGCTGGTTCTGGTGGGGCGCTAAGGGGGCAAGTGTTGTAAAAGCGCTTTGGCGGATAATGTATGAGAGATACACCGTTCATCACGGGCTCAACAATCTCATATGGGTATGGAACTCACAGGTGCCGGAATGTTACCCGGGTGATGATGTGGTAGACATAATATCCCGTGACCTCTACCCCGAGCCTCACGCTCACACCTCACAGAAAGCTGCCTACGACGAGCTGTTAAAGATAACAGACACGCCAAAGATAGCAACTATCGGCGAGATAGGCGTTCTGCCCGACCCGGGTGCGATACACTCAGAAGGTGCAGGCTGGGCAGCATTCATGGTATGGTCGAAGGAATTTTGTCTGGGCGAGAAGCACAGCAGCTATGACTATCTCAGGCAGGTCTACAGCAGCCCGTTCTCGGTGACGCTCGACACTCTGCCGGCGCTTTACTGA
- a CDS encoding nucleoside deaminase, whose translation MDRFMKEAIDEARDGIHAGHGGPFGCVIVKDGRIIGRGHNEVVKQNDPTCHGEMMAIRIACKNTGSFDLSGCELYTTAEPCPMCSGAIKWANIAKVYYGCNVSDTDNIGFRDKVFYENPDDASQELDRAECLELFEEYRGIQGRTMY comes from the coding sequence ATGGACAGATTTATGAAAGAAGCTATAGATGAGGCCCGTGACGGTATCCATGCAGGACACGGCGGACCGTTCGGCTGCGTGATAGTAAAGGACGGCAGGATAATAGGCCGTGGGCACAACGAAGTAGTAAAGCAAAACGACCCCACCTGTCACGGCGAGATGATGGCGATACGAATCGCCTGCAAAAACACCGGCAGCTTTGACCTGAGCGGCTGCGAGCTTTACACAACGGCAGAGCCCTGCCCGATGTGCAGCGGCGCTATAAAATGGGCAAACATCGCAAAGGTCTACTACGGCTGCAATGTTTCGGACACTGACAATATAGGCTTCCGTGACAAGGTGTTTTATGAAAACCCCGACGATGCATCGCAGGAGCTTGACCGGGCAGAGTGTCTTGAACTGTTTGAGGAATACAGGGGCATTCAGGGCAGGACGATGTACTGA
- a CDS encoding GGDEF domain-containing protein, with protein sequence MAKRKTICFVTVAPDSIHSQRISRGIFTQCEKYGYNIALFASMINPEFYYKDYAHGECNIYELPSFDGFDGVILDTVSLMYSNNFDLVDGLYKKIKQTGTPAVSISVPYKDMPAIQNSNELMLRELCRHAIEVHGCKEICLLTGQKDNYEAQQRLATFIDEIEKHGLTVKEEHRIYGNFWYESGNQLARDIIDGRISKPDAVIAASDHMALGFIEEYTKLGGKVPEDICVLGFEATVEAALDEITLTTIESNFARCAADAVDYIRSIIEPGAEIKPFERSLDKMMHTGDSCGCHADVKHTMKTLHSLIYYTGRNYTEDVFNDNIDIGLLMETYIPEQLAAAETPEECIDGISKATYIIMPFERFFLCLRDDWLNSDSDITEGYPDKMRRIIMRSNIDGNNYSKISESVLFDTHDMLPQMYDEFDVPYAYYFAAVHFSDKTLGYAVLQRKLSDYSKYNLVYRNWLRFVNTALEMTRTKNRFMLLSIHDKMTGLLNRRGMYEQLDELTKKLDDSSELIAVVIDMDGLKYINDTFGHTEGDYGIKLVGEAALAVTEQGDICARAGGDEFYIAGIRPKGSFNSSKLTELFCDKLSELGKAHDNKPFLVSASIGCAVGSGDDIDFETILAEADENMYRFKMARKKQRR encoded by the coding sequence ATGGCTAAACGCAAAACTATCTGCTTCGTGACCGTAGCACCTGATTCGATACATTCGCAGAGGATAAGCAGGGGCATTTTCACTCAGTGTGAGAAATACGGCTACAACATCGCACTTTTCGCATCAATGATAAACCCCGAGTTCTACTACAAGGACTATGCGCACGGTGAGTGCAACATATACGAGCTGCCGAGCTTTGACGGCTTTGACGGCGTAATACTCGATACAGTAAGTCTTATGTATTCCAACAACTTCGACCTTGTTGACGGGCTTTACAAAAAGATAAAGCAGACCGGCACTCCGGCTGTGAGCATAAGTGTCCCCTACAAGGATATGCCGGCCATACAAAACAGCAACGAGCTGATGCTGCGTGAGCTCTGCCGCCATGCGATTGAAGTACACGGCTGCAAGGAGATATGCCTGCTGACCGGGCAGAAGGACAACTACGAGGCTCAGCAGAGGCTTGCCACTTTTATTGACGAGATAGAAAAGCACGGGCTGACCGTCAAGGAAGAACACAGGATATACGGCAATTTCTGGTACGAGAGCGGCAACCAGCTCGCAAGGGACATTATAGACGGCAGGATATCAAAGCCTGATGCCGTGATAGCCGCAAGCGACCACATGGCGCTCGGTTTTATCGAGGAATACACCAAGCTCGGCGGAAAGGTGCCTGAGGACATATGCGTGCTCGGCTTTGAAGCGACTGTTGAGGCAGCGCTTGACGAGATTACTCTTACCACGATAGAATCAAACTTCGCAAGGTGTGCTGCCGATGCGGTAGACTACATAAGGAGCATTATAGAACCCGGCGCTGAGATAAAGCCTTTTGAAAGGTCTTTAGACAAGATGATGCACACCGGCGACAGCTGCGGCTGCCATGCCGATGTAAAGCACACGATGAAAACGCTTCATTCGCTCATATACTACACGGGCAGGAACTACACCGAGGACGTATTCAACGACAACATAGACATAGGCCTGCTTATGGAAACCTACATTCCCGAGCAGCTTGCGGCAGCAGAAACGCCCGAGGAATGCATAGACGGCATATCAAAGGCGACATACATCATAATGCCGTTTGAGAGGTTTTTCCTCTGTCTGCGTGATGACTGGCTCAATTCTGACAGCGACATCACCGAAGGCTATCCTGACAAGATGCGGCGAATTATAATGCGCTCGAACATTGACGGGAACAATTACAGCAAGATAAGCGAGAGCGTGCTGTTTGACACACACGATATGCTGCCTCAGATGTACGATGAATTTGATGTTCCGTATGCGTATTATTTCGCAGCTGTGCATTTTTCGGACAAGACGCTCGGCTATGCAGTATTGCAGCGAAAGCTCAGCGACTACAGCAAATACAACCTTGTATACCGCAACTGGCTGAGATTTGTAAACACGGCTTTAGAAATGACACGCACCAAGAACCGCTTTATGCTGCTCTCGATACATGACAAGATGACAGGGCTTTTAAACAGGCGTGGAATGTACGAGCAGCTTGACGAGCTGACAAAAAAGCTCGACGACAGCAGCGAGCTGATAGCCGTCGTGATAGACATGGACGGGCTCAAATACATAAACGACACATTCGGCCACACCGAGGGCGACTACGGCATAAAGCTCGTAGGCGAAGCTGCTCTTGCAGTGACCGAGCAAGGCGACATATGCGCCCGTGCAGGCGGCGATGAATTCTACATCGCAGGCATAAGGCCAAAGGGCAGCTTTAACAGCAGCAAATTGACAGAGCTTTTCTGCGACAAGCTCAGCGAGCTCGGCAAAGCGCACGACAACAAGCCGTTCCTTGTTTCGGCGAGCATAGGCTGTGCTGTAGGCAGCGGTGATGATATCGACTTTGAGACGATACTTGCCGAGGCTGATGAGAATATGTACCGCTTCAAAATGGCAAGAAAAAAGCAGCGCAGATGA
- the hpt gene encoding hypoxanthine phosphoribosyltransferase: protein MIMTDKNNFEKRIERVLISEDEIRQKLAEYGSIIDREYEGKPLLLVSVLKGAFIFLADLSRNISIPHEIAFMAAQSYFDGTTSSGNVNITLDIAQDISNYNVLIVEDIIDTGRTLSLIYDKLRARAPLSLKVITLLDKPERRVVDFNADYTLFTIPDHFVIGYGLDCGEYYRNLPYIAQYRE from the coding sequence ATGATAATGACCGACAAGAATAACTTTGAAAAAAGGATAGAGCGTGTGCTCATATCAGAAGACGAGATAAGGCAGAAGCTGGCTGAATACGGCAGCATCATCGACCGTGAATACGAGGGCAAGCCGCTGCTGCTCGTGAGTGTATTAAAGGGGGCGTTCATCTTCCTTGCAGACCTATCAAGAAACATCAGCATACCGCACGAGATAGCCTTCATGGCAGCACAGAGCTACTTTGACGGCACGACTTCTTCGGGAAACGTGAACATCACCCTCGACATAGCTCAGGACATAAGCAATTATAATGTGCTTATCGTTGAAGACATCATCGACACCGGCAGAACGCTCAGTCTCATCTACGACAAGCTGAGAGCCAGAGCTCCCCTGTCACTTAAAGTCATAACGCTGCTCGACAAACCGGAAAGACGTGTCGTTGATTTTAACGCAGACTACACGCTGTTTACCATACCCGACCATTTCGTGATAGGCTACGGGCTCGACTGCGGCGAATACTACAGAAACCTTCCCTACATCGCACAGTACAGGGAATAA